The Sandaracinaceae bacterium genome has a window encoding:
- the ileS gene encoding isoleucine--tRNA ligase encodes MFDPVSQRVSFPKLEEELLDFWEKEGIFEKSVEAAKDRPRFVFYEGPPTANGLPHPGHVLTRVMKDVVLRYRTMTGFHVPRRAGWDTHGLPVEVEVEKDLGIHGHDGIEAYGVEAFSKRCIESVFKYIEEWRVMTRRIAFWVDFDDAYVTFHSRYVQSVWWALKTLFDKGLLYQDYKVVWWWPQGGTALSSGEVGQGYKEVDDPSVIVRFRLKGQEKKSFLAWTTTPWTLPSNVALAVAADQTYVTVRLEDGEELILAEALVGKVIGEREHEVVETQLGKDLVGTEYEPVFDYATPEGGKAYQVVAADFVTLDSGSGLVHIAPAFGEEDFQVAKAQGLGFLQLVEPDGTFSPSVTDFAGRFCKEADRDIIRLLKKRGDLFHEEVYKHDYPFCWRKMSDPLIQYARRSWFIKTTAEIERVIENNQQVHWEPAHIKDGRFGEFLRTNVDWALSRERFWGTPLPIWINDETGKMEAIGSVDELLARNPDAFAHFDAAKEEDPSLREDLRVHKPWIDEVTYQLEGEPGVYRRVGDVIDCWFDSGCMPFAQHGYPHQNRERFEAEFPADFITEALDQTRGWFYSLIMISTLLFEDEGLPHPYRNCTVLGLLTAADGLKLSKQLKNYSPPDEMFQKFGADAVRWSLYAQSLPGQSAKWFDGGANDAIKDFLLKIWNCYSFFVTYANIDEWNPRSSRPPLAARTDMDRWILAELDATVREVRAEMDAYRTHPSARRLGEFVDSLSNWYVRRSRARFWAKGESQDKDAAFATLYEVLVELSKVLAPFTPYLAEALYQNLARKGIDGCPESVHLDAFPEPDDARQDDALRAQMEAARNVVTLGQRVRAAHKLKVRQPLAEAIVVVADDDERDTLERFADAITDELNIQELSFTDEPQKYVEFSLLPNFRVCGPKHGKRVPLIKKALQGADGGALYEQMEQDGKIGLELSDGPIELGPDEIEIRLEAKEDFAAASFKGRVVVLDTRVTDALKRTGLAREVVNRVQRARKDMDLPFEARIELRWETADEELATALGEHAAYVRDQVLAVSFDRSGEGQGERVDAEVEGHPLTLHIHPV; translated from the coding sequence ATGTTCGACCCCGTCTCGCAGCGCGTCAGCTTTCCGAAGCTGGAAGAAGAGCTCCTCGACTTCTGGGAGAAGGAGGGCATCTTCGAGAAGTCGGTGGAGGCGGCGAAGGACCGGCCCCGCTTCGTCTTCTACGAGGGCCCGCCCACCGCGAACGGCCTGCCGCACCCCGGCCACGTGCTGACGCGCGTGATGAAGGACGTCGTCTTGCGCTACCGCACGATGACCGGCTTCCACGTGCCGCGCCGCGCGGGCTGGGACACGCATGGGCTCCCGGTCGAGGTGGAGGTCGAGAAGGACCTCGGCATCCACGGCCACGACGGCATCGAGGCGTACGGCGTCGAGGCGTTCAGCAAGCGCTGCATCGAGAGCGTCTTCAAGTACATCGAGGAGTGGCGCGTCATGACCCGGCGCATCGCCTTCTGGGTCGACTTCGACGACGCCTACGTGACCTTCCACTCCCGCTACGTGCAGAGCGTGTGGTGGGCGCTCAAGACCCTCTTCGACAAGGGCCTGCTCTACCAGGACTACAAGGTGGTCTGGTGGTGGCCCCAGGGCGGCACCGCGCTCTCGAGCGGGGAGGTCGGTCAGGGCTACAAGGAGGTCGACGACCCGTCGGTCATCGTGCGCTTCCGGCTGAAGGGCCAGGAGAAGAAGAGCTTCCTCGCCTGGACGACGACCCCCTGGACGCTCCCGTCGAACGTCGCGCTCGCGGTGGCGGCCGACCAGACGTACGTGACGGTCCGGCTCGAGGACGGCGAGGAGCTGATCCTGGCCGAGGCCCTGGTCGGCAAGGTCATCGGCGAGCGCGAGCACGAGGTCGTCGAGACCCAGCTCGGCAAGGACCTGGTCGGGACCGAGTACGAGCCGGTATTCGACTACGCCACGCCCGAGGGCGGCAAGGCCTACCAGGTCGTGGCCGCGGACTTCGTCACCCTCGACAGCGGCTCGGGCCTCGTGCACATCGCGCCCGCCTTCGGTGAGGAGGACTTCCAGGTCGCCAAGGCGCAGGGGCTCGGCTTCCTCCAGCTCGTCGAGCCGGACGGGACCTTCTCTCCGTCCGTCACGGACTTCGCCGGGCGCTTCTGCAAGGAGGCGGACCGCGACATCATCCGGCTGCTGAAGAAGCGCGGCGACCTCTTCCACGAGGAGGTCTACAAGCACGACTACCCCTTCTGCTGGCGCAAGATGAGCGACCCGCTCATCCAGTACGCGCGTCGCTCGTGGTTCATCAAGACCACGGCCGAGATCGAGCGCGTCATCGAGAACAACCAGCAGGTCCACTGGGAGCCGGCGCACATCAAGGACGGCCGCTTCGGCGAGTTCCTGCGCACGAACGTCGACTGGGCGCTCTCGCGCGAGCGCTTCTGGGGCACGCCGCTGCCCATCTGGATCAACGACGAGACCGGCAAGATGGAGGCGATCGGCTCGGTCGACGAGCTGCTCGCGCGCAACCCCGACGCCTTCGCGCACTTCGACGCGGCCAAGGAGGAGGACCCGTCGCTGCGGGAGGATCTCCGCGTCCACAAGCCGTGGATCGACGAGGTGACCTACCAGCTCGAGGGCGAGCCGGGCGTCTACCGCCGGGTCGGCGACGTCATCGACTGCTGGTTCGACTCGGGCTGCATGCCCTTCGCGCAGCACGGCTACCCGCATCAGAACAGGGAGCGCTTCGAGGCGGAGTTCCCGGCGGACTTCATCACCGAGGCGCTCGATCAGACGCGCGGCTGGTTCTACTCGCTGATCATGATCAGCACGCTGCTCTTCGAGGACGAGGGGCTGCCGCACCCGTATCGCAACTGCACGGTGCTGGGGTTGTTGACGGCCGCGGACGGGCTGAAGCTGAGCAAGCAGCTGAAGAACTACTCGCCCCCGGACGAGATGTTCCAGAAGTTCGGCGCCGACGCCGTGCGCTGGTCGCTCTACGCGCAGTCGCTCCCGGGCCAGAGCGCCAAGTGGTTCGACGGCGGCGCGAACGACGCCATCAAGGACTTCCTGCTCAAGATCTGGAACTGCTACTCCTTCTTCGTCACCTACGCGAACATCGACGAGTGGAACCCGCGCTCGTCGCGCCCGCCGCTCGCGGCGCGGACCGACATGGACCGCTGGATCCTGGCGGAGCTCGACGCGACGGTCCGCGAGGTGCGGGCCGAGATGGACGCCTACCGCACCCACCCGTCCGCGCGGCGGCTGGGCGAGTTCGTCGACAGCCTGAGCAACTGGTACGTGCGCCGCAGCCGGGCGCGCTTCTGGGCCAAGGGCGAGTCGCAGGACAAGGACGCCGCCTTCGCCACCCTCTACGAGGTGCTGGTCGAGCTCTCGAAGGTGCTCGCGCCCTTCACGCCGTACCTGGCCGAGGCGCTCTACCAGAACCTCGCGCGCAAGGGCATCGACGGCTGCCCGGAGTCGGTGCACCTCGACGCCTTCCCCGAGCCGGACGACGCGCGTCAGGACGACGCGCTCCGCGCGCAGATGGAGGCGGCGCGCAACGTCGTGACCCTCGGCCAGCGGGTCCGCGCGGCGCACAAGCTCAAGGTCCGCCAGCCGCTCGCGGAGGCCATCGTGGTGGTCGCGGACGACGACGAGCGGGACACCCTCGAGCGCTTCGCCGACGCGATCACCGACGAGCTCAACATCCAGGAGCTCAGCTTCACGGACGAGCCCCAGAAGTACGTCGAGTTCTCGCTCCTGCCGAACTTCCGGGTCTGCGGCCCCAAGCACGGCAAGCGCGTCCCGCTCATCAAGAAGGCGCTGCAGGGCGCGGACGGCGGCGCGCTCTACGAGCAGATGGAGCAGGACGGCAAGATCGGCCTCGAGCTCTCGGACGGCCCCATCGAGCTGGGCCCCGACGAGATCGAGATCCGGCTCGAGGCGAAGGAGGACTTCGCGGCCGCGAGCTTCAAGGGGCGCGTCGTCGTGCTCGACACGCGCGTGACCGACGCGCTCAAGCGCACCGGCCTGGCCCGCGAGGTCGTCAACCGCGTGCAGCGCGCGCGCAAGGACATGGATCTCCCGTTCGAGGCGCGGATCGAGCTGCGCTGGGAGACGGCGGACGAGGAGCTGGCGACGGCCCTCGGCGAGCACGCGGCCTACGTGCGCGACCAGGTCCTGGCCGTCTCCTTCGACCGCAGCGGCGAGGGCCAGGGGGAGCGCGTCGACGCGGAGGTCGAGGGCCACCCGCTGACCCTGCACATCCACCCCGTCTGA
- a CDS encoding protein disulfide oxidoreductase has product MDQADAEPEGAPKKKKRSWKRIAIEVAVIALVFFGIRAWQQRDAPTGPAPALSAYDLSGAPVELGASDEPVVVHFWATWCGVCEAENGTIDALADDHRVITIAAQSGPPSQVAAYLEERGLDFPVVNDPGSEITHRWGVHAFPTTFVVDGDGQIRSTEVGYTTGWGLRARLWLARL; this is encoded by the coding sequence GTGGACCAAGCCGACGCCGAGCCCGAGGGCGCGCCGAAGAAGAAGAAGCGCTCGTGGAAGCGCATCGCGATCGAGGTCGCGGTGATCGCGCTCGTGTTCTTCGGCATCCGCGCGTGGCAGCAGCGAGACGCCCCGACCGGTCCCGCGCCCGCGCTCTCCGCCTACGATCTGAGCGGCGCGCCGGTGGAGCTCGGGGCGTCCGACGAGCCGGTCGTGGTGCACTTCTGGGCCACCTGGTGCGGCGTCTGTGAGGCCGAGAACGGCACCATCGACGCGCTGGCCGACGATCACCGCGTGATCACGATCGCGGCGCAGTCGGGGCCGCCGTCCCAGGTGGCCGCCTATCTCGAAGAGCGCGGCCTCGATTTCCCGGTCGTGAACGATCCGGGCTCCGAGATCACGCATCGCTGGGGCGTGCACGCGTTCCCCACCACGTTCGTGGTCGATGGCGACGGACAGATCCGCTCGACCGAGGTCGGCTACACGACCGGGTGGGGCCTCCGCGCGCGGCTCTGGCTCGCGCGCCTCTGA
- a CDS encoding crotonase/enoyl-CoA hydratase family protein, which yields MTIRVERAGAITTVILDREARRNAVDRATAEALADAFRAFDADPTQKVAVLHGDHGTFCAGADLKAISEGTPNRLEPDGDGPMGPSRMLLDKPVIASIAGHAVAGGLELALWCDLRVAEQSAVLGVFCRRWGVPLIDGGTVRLPRLIGLSRALDLILTGRPVESAEALSIGLVNRVVPDGEGLAAAQALAAELAALPQTCMRSDRRAAYESFGLPLPEALAHEFRLGLETVRDPGMVEGATRFAKGAGRHGAPE from the coding sequence ATGACGATCCGGGTGGAGAGAGCCGGCGCGATCACCACGGTGATCCTCGATCGGGAGGCGCGACGGAACGCGGTGGACCGCGCCACGGCCGAGGCGCTCGCGGACGCCTTCCGCGCCTTCGACGCCGATCCCACGCAGAAGGTCGCGGTGCTCCACGGAGACCACGGGACGTTCTGCGCGGGGGCCGACCTCAAGGCCATCAGCGAAGGCACGCCGAACCGCCTGGAGCCCGACGGCGACGGTCCGATGGGGCCGAGCCGCATGCTGCTCGACAAGCCCGTCATCGCCTCGATCGCGGGTCACGCGGTGGCGGGCGGGCTGGAGCTGGCGCTCTGGTGCGACCTGCGTGTGGCGGAGCAGAGCGCGGTGCTCGGCGTGTTCTGCCGCCGCTGGGGCGTGCCCCTGATCGACGGGGGCACGGTGCGCCTCCCTCGCCTGATCGGGCTGAGCCGGGCGCTGGACCTCATCCTGACGGGGCGCCCCGTGGAGAGCGCCGAGGCGCTGTCGATCGGGCTCGTCAACCGCGTGGTGCCCGACGGCGAGGGCCTCGCGGCGGCGCAGGCGCTGGCGGCCGAGCTCGCGGCGCTGCCCCAGACCTGCATGCGGAGCGACCGACGCGCGGCGTACGAGTCCTTCGGGCTGCCTCTGCCGGAGGCGCTCGCGCACGAGTTCCGGCTCGGCCTCGAGACGGTCCGCGATCCCGGGATGGTCGAAGGCGCGACCCGCTTCGCGAAGGGCGCGGGCCGCCACGGCGCGCCCGAGTGA
- a CDS encoding mechanosensitive ion channel family protein codes for MKRLGLAALLLALSTAASASAQHVVEAGEADCSTPRRALLTFLANLQEGDAHPEQATRCFDWGAVRIGDHDRQRQVAQRFKHVLDARGLYVQMDDIPDEEDPADTLRVVPFSNTLPQFYLVRKGSQWVISAETIRHVPAWYDETFAFDVDTYLEGAPSWLTERVFGVTWWQLMALLLLLAVAFFVRWVVTWVAVAQGSRLLTTIVKTLDRRLLDRAAKPIGTVVMVLLLIYAFPMLRFSVDVNRVIIFGLSVAAAVSAVVIVYRLVDVFADVMAKRADDTETKLDDQLVPLVRKSLKVVTVVLGVIFVLQNMEVDVASLIAGVSLGGLAFTLAARDTVANLFGSVSIFSDQPFQVGDWVVMQGVEGVVEEVGMRSTRVRTFYRSLVSIPNSKVADGVIDNYGARESRRTFLKLGVQYDTTPEQIEAFCDGIRAILANNPAVKKDGYHVYFTGFGDSALEIMLYFFFVVDSWADELRQRHLIFLEVLRLADALGVGFAFPTRTVHVTTRAKEKELPDPKRPDEEALGAAVLAFGPAGALARPTGPQISHGFYPGFDRPEGPHGGQGDDPDADQADSRE; via the coding sequence ATGAAGCGTCTCGGACTCGCCGCACTCCTGCTCGCACTCTCCACGGCCGCCTCGGCCTCGGCCCAGCACGTGGTCGAAGCCGGAGAGGCCGACTGCTCCACCCCGCGCCGGGCGCTGTTGACGTTCCTTGCCAATCTCCAGGAGGGTGACGCGCACCCCGAGCAGGCCACGCGCTGCTTCGACTGGGGCGCCGTGCGCATCGGCGACCACGACCGCCAGCGTCAGGTCGCGCAGCGCTTCAAGCACGTGCTCGACGCGCGCGGTCTCTACGTCCAGATGGACGACATCCCGGACGAAGAGGACCCCGCCGACACGCTGCGGGTCGTGCCGTTTTCCAACACCCTCCCGCAGTTCTATCTCGTGCGGAAGGGCAGCCAGTGGGTGATCAGCGCCGAGACCATCCGGCACGTGCCGGCCTGGTACGACGAGACCTTCGCCTTCGACGTGGACACCTACCTGGAGGGCGCCCCGAGCTGGCTGACCGAGCGGGTCTTCGGCGTGACCTGGTGGCAGCTCATGGCGTTGTTGCTGCTGCTCGCCGTCGCCTTCTTCGTGCGCTGGGTGGTGACCTGGGTTGCCGTCGCGCAGGGCTCGCGGCTCTTGACGACCATCGTCAAGACGCTCGACCGGCGGCTGCTCGACCGGGCGGCGAAGCCCATCGGCACCGTCGTGATGGTGCTCTTGCTCATCTACGCGTTCCCGATGCTGCGGTTCAGCGTCGACGTCAACCGCGTGATCATCTTCGGGCTGAGCGTGGCGGCCGCGGTCAGCGCGGTGGTGATCGTCTACCGCCTCGTCGACGTGTTCGCCGACGTGATGGCGAAGCGGGCCGACGACACCGAGACCAAGCTCGACGACCAGCTCGTCCCCCTGGTGCGCAAGTCGCTGAAGGTCGTGACCGTCGTGCTCGGCGTGATCTTCGTGCTCCAGAACATGGAGGTCGACGTCGCCTCCCTCATCGCCGGCGTCTCTCTCGGCGGCCTCGCCTTCACCCTGGCCGCGCGCGACACCGTGGCGAACCTCTTCGGCTCGGTGAGCATCTTCTCCGACCAGCCCTTCCAGGTGGGCGACTGGGTCGTCATGCAGGGCGTCGAGGGCGTGGTGGAGGAGGTCGGCATGCGCTCGACCCGCGTCCGCACGTTCTACCGCTCGCTCGTCAGCATCCCGAACTCGAAGGTCGCCGACGGGGTCATCGACAACTACGGCGCGCGCGAGTCGCGGCGCACGTTCCTGAAGCTCGGCGTGCAGTACGACACCACGCCCGAGCAGATCGAGGCCTTCTGTGACGGGATCCGCGCCATCCTCGCCAACAACCCCGCGGTGAAGAAGGACGGCTACCACGTCTACTTCACGGGCTTCGGCGACTCGGCCCTCGAGATCATGCTGTACTTCTTCTTCGTCGTGGACTCCTGGGCGGACGAGCTGCGCCAGCGCCACCTCATCTTCCTGGAGGTGCTCAGGCTCGCGGACGCGCTCGGCGTCGGCTTCGCCTTCCCGACCCGCACCGTGCACGTGACGACGCGCGCCAAGGAGAAGGAGCTGCCCGACCCGAAGCGCCCGGACGAAGAGGCGCTCGGCGCCGCGGTCCTCGCGTTCGGTCCCGCGGGCGCCCTCGCGCGGCCGACCGGCCCCCAGATCAGCCACGGCTTCTACCCTGGGTTCGACCGCCCCGAAGGGCCTCACGGCGGCCAGGGCGACGACCCCGACGCGGACCAGGCCGACAGCCGCGAATAG
- a CDS encoding prolipoprotein diacylglyceryl transferase has product MNPDFALELDRDVAILVLVIVGSIVAGAYAAYRARKIPKLWFEAAVVVGVVAATPVAAPLLDEPLPAYFSMLMMGFIVAISVAVIWALRTGVDHESIIDLGLVCLITGVAGARILHVFVDGYFMDYVHLCTDYTQVEWPLPRAQCTAEIGGAWDAAASVCRPVEGDCLAWAKFWNGGLVWYGGLIGASIAGIWFLKREGLPVAKAVDMTGYAIPLGVFFGRLGCWFGGCCFGVRSDSWLAVRFPAWSPASEKQFREHLLDHPGHESLAVLPAQLFEAVGCLSIAAFCMIWLHPRKRFDGQVFIVSMALYAVLRFFLEFIRADDRGGVLGISTSQWIGLAVVAGMGVVYARFQKRAKAKLAEPLPAA; this is encoded by the coding sequence ATGAATCCGGACTTCGCGCTCGAGCTCGACCGGGACGTCGCCATCCTCGTGCTGGTGATCGTCGGCTCGATCGTGGCCGGCGCCTACGCCGCCTACCGGGCGCGGAAGATCCCGAAGCTGTGGTTCGAAGCGGCCGTCGTGGTGGGCGTGGTCGCCGCGACCCCCGTGGCCGCGCCGCTCCTCGACGAGCCGCTGCCCGCGTACTTCTCGATGCTGATGATGGGCTTCATCGTCGCCATCTCGGTGGCGGTGATCTGGGCGCTGCGCACGGGCGTCGACCACGAGTCGATCATCGACCTCGGGCTCGTCTGCCTGATCACGGGCGTGGCCGGCGCGCGCATCCTGCACGTCTTCGTCGACGGCTACTTCATGGACTACGTGCACCTGTGCACGGACTACACGCAGGTGGAGTGGCCGCTGCCGCGCGCCCAGTGCACGGCGGAGATCGGCGGCGCGTGGGACGCGGCCGCGAGCGTCTGCCGCCCGGTCGAGGGCGACTGCCTCGCCTGGGCCAAGTTCTGGAACGGCGGGCTCGTCTGGTACGGCGGGCTCATCGGCGCGTCCATCGCGGGCATCTGGTTCCTGAAGCGTGAGGGCCTCCCGGTGGCCAAGGCGGTCGACATGACCGGCTACGCCATCCCCCTCGGCGTGTTCTTCGGTCGGCTCGGCTGCTGGTTCGGCGGCTGCTGCTTCGGCGTGCGGTCCGACTCGTGGCTCGCGGTGCGCTTCCCCGCCTGGTCGCCCGCGAGCGAGAAGCAGTTCCGCGAGCACCTCCTGGATCATCCTGGGCACGAGTCGCTGGCCGTGCTCCCGGCCCAGCTCTTCGAGGCCGTGGGCTGCCTGTCGATCGCGGCCTTCTGCATGATCTGGCTGCACCCTCGCAAGCGCTTCGACGGGCAGGTCTTCATCGTCTCGATGGCGCTCTACGCGGTCCTGCGCTTCTTCCTCGAGTTCATCCGCGCCGACGATCGCGGCGGCGTGCTCGGCATCTCCACCTCGCAGTGGATCGGCCTGGCCGTGGTGGCCGGCATGGGGGTCGTCTACGCCCGGTTCCAGAAGCGCGCGAAGGCCAAGCTCGCCGAGCCGCTGCCCGCCGCCTGA
- the lspA gene encoding signal peptidase II — protein MSEAIDPRRRWGLLAAVVVVGVAVDQITKQLAELHLRGRGLVSVVDGFFELRYARNPGAFFSLGADLDPSIRRVVFVAASLAATVLIGRLYAKAERGQVALRWALMLLLAGALGNLVDRVLWGEVIDFVHMYWRGVFDWATFNVADALIVAGLGLLVVDLFRSREGNGAATPTEPTTEGST, from the coding sequence ATGAGCGAAGCGATCGATCCCAGGCGTAGGTGGGGGCTGCTGGCGGCCGTCGTCGTGGTCGGCGTCGCCGTCGACCAGATCACCAAGCAGCTCGCGGAGCTCCATCTGCGGGGCCGTGGCCTCGTGAGCGTGGTCGATGGCTTCTTCGAGCTTCGATACGCGCGCAACCCGGGCGCCTTCTTCAGCCTCGGCGCCGACCTCGACCCGAGCATCCGCCGCGTGGTCTTCGTGGCGGCGAGCCTCGCCGCGACGGTGTTGATCGGCCGGCTCTACGCCAAGGCCGAGCGCGGCCAGGTGGCGCTCCGCTGGGCGCTCATGCTGCTGCTCGCGGGCGCGCTCGGGAACCTCGTCGACCGCGTCCTCTGGGGCGAGGTCATCGACTTCGTCCACATGTACTGGCGAGGCGTCTTCGACTGGGCGACCTTCAACGTCGCCGACGCCCTCATCGTGGCCGGGCTCGGGCTGCTCGTCGTCGATCTCTTCCGCTCACGCGAGGGGAACGGCGCCGCGACCCCGACCGAGCCGACCACCGAAGGAAGCACGTGA
- the lspA gene encoding signal peptidase II — translation MTRRSSKAIAIAVAATAVLVAADLGTKGWAVDALSSERIGEPPPVCEPTSSGGIPMQRVRSEEISLIEGYLGFSYAENCGAAFGLLNDSPDWVRRSVFGLAALAAAIALFWMFAQGKGGPLFPYSVPLIVSGAVGNLVDRVRFGYVVDFIDFHWQDQWTYPTFNVADITITIGVVLLLLDGFRKEEGADDEAGDDDEEADDEEASASKPKPKRKRTA, via the coding sequence GTGACCCGACGCAGCTCCAAGGCCATCGCCATCGCGGTGGCTGCCACCGCGGTGCTCGTCGCCGCCGACCTCGGCACCAAGGGCTGGGCCGTCGACGCGCTCTCCAGCGAGCGGATCGGCGAGCCGCCCCCCGTGTGCGAGCCCACCTCGAGCGGCGGCATCCCGATGCAGCGGGTGCGCTCGGAGGAGATCTCGCTCATCGAGGGCTACCTCGGCTTCAGCTACGCCGAGAACTGCGGCGCGGCCTTCGGGCTCCTGAACGACTCGCCGGACTGGGTCCGACGCTCGGTCTTCGGCCTCGCCGCGCTCGCCGCCGCCATCGCGCTGTTCTGGATGTTCGCGCAAGGGAAGGGCGGGCCGCTCTTCCCCTACAGCGTGCCGCTCATCGTCAGCGGCGCGGTCGGGAACCTCGTCGATCGGGTGCGCTTCGGCTACGTGGTCGACTTCATCGACTTCCACTGGCAAGACCAGTGGACCTATCCGACCTTCAACGTCGCCGACATCACGATCACGATAGGCGTGGTCCTCCTGCTGCTCGACGGCTTCCGCAAGGAAGAGGGCGCGGACGACGAGGCGGGCGACGACGACGAGGAAGCCGACGACGAAGAGGCCTCCGCGTCGAAACCGAAGCCCAAGCGCAAGCGTACGGCGTGA
- a CDS encoding cation:proton antiporter: MHEAHFVADIAIVLGVGAVIAVLARRLGQPTILGYLFAGLIVGPYLPVPIFADVERTTALAEFGVVLVMFAVGLEFRIAKLFRVLPTAGLTGLIQVSFLIFAGFSVGRLLGWDLVASLFLGACVCISSTMVVSKVFAQKKVPADVRELVLGILVIQDVIAIVLIAAMTGVAAGGGMAPAALALTLAKLAGVLIAMLGGGMLVVPRLMKRIARFESVELDAVVAIGLCFALALLAESLGYSVALGAFIGGILVAESGLGERIEHLIQPVRDMFAAIFFVSIGMTVDPLEAWANLPLALLVFAVVVVGQLLSVGFSGLLAGNGLRRSVTAGLSLGQIGEFAFILAAIGIGADVVPESLQPILVTVAVLTAFTTPLAIGVSSRVVHALDAAMPRRLQSLISLHEEWLERLRAGGSAVAAPTRRAMRNLVVDSVALLLLLVLAAVLAPAAPARVAGWSGMSEEAARIAVTLAALLVAVPFLVGVARNAVRYARLRSGRLLGRANASTPSAEVGSRALGGMILALIVLALGVPFTAALGFVVGVGYAALGFGVGIIVVSIHLWRTAGRVDTEFGTAVLRIGDALSTHPYESPPSAHLSTPGLISGLDDVVTFTVSEKSAAAGKTLAQLDLRARTGATVIAVRRGEHSATLPAGDQSLEPGDLLALTGTQAAVDSAQSILRDGALPDRADDEG, translated from the coding sequence ATGCACGAGGCACACTTCGTCGCGGACATCGCGATCGTGCTCGGGGTCGGCGCCGTCATCGCGGTGCTGGCGCGCCGGCTCGGGCAGCCGACCATCCTCGGGTACCTGTTCGCGGGGCTGATCGTCGGGCCGTACCTGCCCGTCCCGATCTTCGCCGACGTGGAGCGGACCACGGCCCTGGCCGAGTTCGGCGTGGTGCTCGTGATGTTCGCGGTGGGGCTCGAGTTCCGGATCGCCAAGCTCTTCCGGGTGCTGCCCACCGCGGGGCTGACCGGGCTGATCCAGGTCAGCTTCCTCATCTTCGCCGGGTTCTCGGTCGGGCGCCTGCTCGGCTGGGACCTCGTCGCCTCGCTCTTCCTCGGCGCGTGCGTCTGCATCTCGAGCACGATGGTGGTGAGCAAGGTCTTCGCGCAGAAGAAGGTGCCCGCGGACGTGCGGGAGCTCGTGCTGGGGATCCTGGTCATCCAGGACGTGATCGCCATCGTGCTGATCGCGGCCATGACCGGCGTCGCGGCCGGGGGTGGGATGGCGCCCGCGGCGCTGGCGCTCACCCTCGCGAAGCTCGCCGGCGTGCTCATCGCGATGCTGGGCGGAGGCATGCTCGTCGTGCCGCGGCTGATGAAGCGCATCGCGCGCTTCGAGAGCGTGGAGCTGGACGCGGTGGTGGCCATCGGGCTCTGCTTCGCGCTCGCGCTCCTGGCGGAGTCGCTCGGCTACTCGGTCGCGCTCGGCGCGTTCATCGGGGGCATCCTGGTCGCCGAGTCGGGGCTCGGGGAGCGGATCGAGCACCTGATCCAGCCGGTGCGCGACATGTTCGCAGCCATCTTCTTCGTCTCGATCGGCATGACGGTCGATCCGCTCGAGGCGTGGGCGAACCTGCCCCTCGCGCTCCTCGTCTTCGCCGTCGTGGTCGTCGGCCAGCTCCTGTCGGTCGGCTTCTCGGGCTTGCTCGCGGGCAACGGCCTGCGCCGCTCGGTCACGGCCGGCCTCTCGCTCGGGCAGATCGGGGAGTTCGCGTTCATCCTCGCCGCGATCGGCATCGGGGCGGACGTCGTCCCGGAGAGCCTGCAGCCCATCCTCGTGACCGTCGCGGTCCTGACCGCGTTCACGACCCCGCTCGCGATCGGCGTGTCGAGCCGGGTCGTGCACGCCCTCGACGCCGCGATGCCGCGCCGGCTGCAGAGCCTGATCTCGCTTCACGAGGAGTGGCTGGAGCGGCTCCGCGCCGGCGGCAGCGCGGTCGCCGCGCCGACCCGGCGGGCGATGCGGAACCTCGTCGTCGACAGCGTGGCCCTGCTGCTGCTGCTGGTCCTCGCGGCGGTGCTCGCCCCGGCCGCGCCCGCGCGGGTCGCCGGCTGGTCGGGGATGAGCGAAGAGGCGGCGCGGATCGCGGTGACCCTCGCCGCGCTGCTGGTGGCCGTGCCCTTCCTGGTCGGCGTGGCCCGCAACGCCGTTCGCTACGCGCGGCTGCGCTCCGGGCGCCTGCTGGGGCGCGCCAACGCGTCGACGCCCTCGGCGGAGGTGGGCTCGCGGGCGCTCGGCGGCATGATCCTCGCGCTGATCGTGCTCGCCCTCGGCGTGCCCTTCACCGCCGCGCTCGGGTTCGTGGTCGGCGTGGGCTACGCGGCCCTCGGGTTCGGGGTCGGCATCATCGTCGTCTCCATCCACCTCTGGCGCACGGCCGGTCGCGTCGACACCGAATTCGGGACGGCCGTGCTCCGCATCGGCGACGCGCTGTCGACCCACCCGTACGAGAGCCCCCCGAGCGCCCACCTCTCGACGCCGGGGCTGATCTCGGGGCTGGACGACGTGGTCACGTTCACGGTCTCCGAAAAGAGCGCGGCCGCGGGCAAGACCCTCGCGCAGCTCGATCTGCGCGCTCGCACGGGGGCCACCGTGATCGCGGTTCGGCGCGGCGAGCACAGCGCGACGCTGCCGGCCGGGGATCAGTCCCTCGAGCCCGGTGACCTGCTCGCGCTCACGGGCACGCAGGCCGCGGTCGACAGCGCTCAGTCCATCTTGCGCGACGGCGCCCTCCCGGACCGGGCCGACGACGAGGGGTGA